Part of the Tolypothrix sp. PCC 7910 genome, TAAAAAATCATTTGTACTACTTCAATTGATAGATATTATTGAGCGATCGCTCACCAGCTATCAAGCCAATAAGAGCTTGGTTGTGCCAAAGCGTGAATGGCTGACTTGAAAGAACAGGGGGAGAAAAACACTTTCATGCAAAGCTCGTGAAACTTGTTTTATTCGGGACTGCCTTCTTCAATTTTTAAATTGGTATAATACGCTACTGAATTGTTGACAAAAAATAGTGTTCATGCAAAATGGGCAGTATATGTAAGTATGTAACGCTGACTTTTTATCTAAAAATTTTCTATCCATCTAAGGACGAATCAAGTATTGCTTTAATACGACAATTTATATATAAGCGGGCTTAGAGTAACAATTAAGGCTTTTCGGTTGTCCCTATTGATGTTTACGGCTTCTAATGCATTATGTAAAGTTTGATTAAGCTAAAATATGCTGGTTCATTTGTACTGTGATTGCGCTCTAGTCGGCTACAAGATATGCGAAATAACGCCGATAATGACTAAAAATCTGGGGAAAAGGCTCTGCTAATTTACTCCAATTTCTCTCGTTTAGTTTGCGATAATTCTGTTTATCTACCCTAAAGTCTTGTTAACTGCGCTGGAAACTCCTGTTGATCACAACTTATGAATTGAATGCATTGGTTTCCTCCTTTACTTCTTCATCCCAAACCTGTGTGAGCCGATCCGCCTCTAGAATTGCAAAGCTTCCCAAACATGAACAATCAGGAACAAGACACTACTGCATCGGCATCTGAAGAAGCCTTTTTCTTTGAGCGATCGCTCGATTTGCTTTCGGTCATTGGGATGGATGGCTATTTTAAGCGGATCAACCCGGCATTTACTCAAATTCTCGGTTACTCAAAAGCAGAATTATTAGCCAGCCCTTTTCTCGATTTTGTTCATCCAGACGACCACTCCGTCACGCTGGCAGAAATGGAGAAATTAAAGACAGGCGCACCCACCCTAAATTTTGAAAATCGTTACCGGACGAAGGATAGCTGCTACCGATGGTTGTCATGGACAGGATCGCCGCAAATTGATCGGGGAGTGATGTACTGCGTTGCCCGTGATATTACTGATCAAAAAGACACAGAAGCAGCCCTAGAACGCATCAATCAGGAATTAGAACAACGCGTTGCGGAACGGACTGCCCAGCTAGAACAGGTAAATGCCGCACTACGGGAGAGCGAACAGCGCAATCAGCTAGCGATGGAAGTTGCCCGGATATTTACCTTTGAATGGGAGCTACATAGTGATATCGTTAAGCGATCGCCCCAATGTGGGGTTATTTTGGGGTTAACTTCAACAGAGGCAGAACTGGACACAGGAGCCAATTTTTTTCAGCGAGTTCATCTTGAGGATCGCGATCGCTTCATAGCAGTTTTAAAGGCACTGACACCTGAGAACAGCACTTACAAAACTACCTATCGAGTTGTACGCCCTGATGGACAAATTGTTATCTTTGAAGAAAGCGCACGGGCGTTGTTTGACGAGCAGGGACAGTTAACCCGACTGATTGGGATAACGGCGGATGTGACAGAACGCCAGCGACTAGAAGCTGAATTAAAGGCAAGTCAGACAACCTTACAACGGCAACTAGCTGAAATTGAAACTATTTACCAGTCTGCACCCATCGGGTTAAATGTACTCGATTCCGATCTGCGCTTTGTGCGAATTAATCAGCGATTGGCGGAAATCAATGGATTTTCCACAGAAGAACACATTGGGCGCACAATTCGAGAGTTGCTGCCTAATATTGCGGATACCGCCGAAGCGTTGCTGCGCCCTATCTTTGAAACCGGAGAACCGCTACTAAATGTCGAAATTCGCGGGGAAACGCCTGCACAACCAGGAATAGAGCGTGTCTGGCTAGAAAGCTTTTTGCCATTGAAAGATGGTGAGTGGGTGATTGGCATCAATACCGTATGTCAAGAAATTACCGATCGCAAACAGGTAGAAGAAGCCTTGCGTCGCTCGGAAGAACGCTATCGCACATTGTTTGAGACGATGGAAGACGGCTTTTGTGTGATTGAAATGCTGTTTGATGAAAAAACTACGCCAATCGATTATCGCTTTTTGGAAATTAACCCAGCATTTGAGCGAGAAACCGGACTCCAAGAAGCAGTAGGTAAAACAGCACGCCAACTCCTGCCCACTCTAGAACAATTTTGGTTCGAGACTTATGGCAAAGTTGCTCTCACGGGTGAACCTGTGCGCTTTGAAAATGGCTCTGATGCTATGAATCGCTGGTTTGAGGTTTATGCTTTTCCTATCGGGGGTTCAGAAAACCACAAAGTTGCTATCTTGTTTAAAAATATTAGCGATCGCAAATCAATAGAAGCTCAAAGAGAAAAGTTACTTCAGCAAGAACAATCAGCTAGGGAAGCTGCAGAACGTGCCAACCGCATGAAAGATGAATTTCTGGCTGTCCTTTCCCATGAACTGCGAACGCCGCTGAACCCAATTTTGGGCTGGACAAAGATACTGCAATCACCAAAAGTTACACCGGAAAAGATTCAGTACGGGTTAAATACAATCGAGCGCAATGCTCAACAACAGGTGCAACTAATTGATGATCTCCTCGATATCTCTCGCATCATTCGTGGCAAACTCTCCCTGAGCTTTGCAGCTATTAATTTATCAGAGCCGATCGCAGCAGCTGTAGAAACCGTAAGTTTGGCAGCAGAAGCAAAAGCTATTCAGTTTGAGGTGTTGCTAGATTCCACAGTAGGGTATGTCAAAGGAGATAGCAGCAGATTACAGCAAATGGTATGGAATTTACTGTCTAATGCGATTAAATTCACCCCCACAGGGGGGCGGGTGACAGTACAACTTACCCGTGCCGATCGCTATGCTCAAATTCAAGTCACTGACACTGGCAATGGTATTAAACCAGAATTTTTACCCCATGTATTTGAGTTGTTCCAACAACAGGATAGTTCTACCACTCGTGCCTTTGGCGGATTAGGTTTAGGATTGGCGATCGCGCGTCAGGTAGTTGAAGCGCACGGTGGTACAATCGCTGTTGCTAGTGCTGGAGAAGGGCAAGGGGCAAGCTTTACTGTGCAGTTGCCATTAATGCCTGCGTCAAATGCCGATACTTCTGATTTCTGCAACAATCCAATGCTAAATCTAAAAAATCGGCGAGTGATTGTAGTAGATGATGAGCCAGATTCCCTAGAACTGGTTAAGGTGGTACTAGAAGACGAAGGCGCAGTAGTGCAAGTAGTATCATCTGCCATAACAGCCCTCCCAGTACTAACCCAAGCACAATTCGATTTGCTGATCAGCGATATTGGAATGCCAGAGATGGACGGCTATAAATTCATTCGTCAGATTCGCGCTTTACCACCTCGATTCAACCGAGATATTCCCGCGATCGCCCTTACAGCCTATGCTGGTGAGGAAAATCAACGCAAAATCCTTGCCGCCGGATTTCAAGCACATTTAGCCAAACCGATTGAACCACAAAATTTGTTAGATGCGATCGCAACGGTTATCCCTTGATTAATCAGGGCAGAGGTGCAGTAAGCAGGGTGCAGGAGGAGTAAAATTCGCCTTTAATCCAAAAAGTGAGATAATTATCTAAATTTTAAGTACAAATACCAGATATCGGTGGGTACACAACAATGTTGCACCCTGAAGAATAATTTATGCGTTGCAAATATTTTTGAATTGGTATGATTTTTGGAAGTTCCGCCTTATATCAGGGTGATTCTATGGGACAAATCATTACACAGGTGGATGCTTTCACCAATACACCATTTGCAGGTAACCCTGCGGCTGTTTGTGTTTTACCTGCGCCGAAAAGCGATCGCTGGATGCAGAATGTCGCGCAAGAAATGAATTTATCAGAGACGGCTTTTCTCGTCAAGCAAGATGATGGCTTTAATCTGCGTTGGTTTACACCAACTGTAGAAGTACCCCTTTGTGGTCATGCAACCTTAGCTAGCGCTCATGTACTTTGGTCTGAGGGACATTTATCACCCAATGCAGTTGCCCGTTTTTATACTAAAAGCGGTGTGTTGATTGCCAAAAATCTGGGTGAATGGATTGAGTTAGATTTTCCTGTCAATCATTCACAACCTACTGAGGCACCAGCAAAACTGTGTGAAGCTTTGGGTGTCGGTTGTAAATCAGTTTTACAAAATTCCCTCGGTTATCTGGTAGAAGTAGATTCTGAGGATTTAGTATGGCATATACAGCCTAATTTTCAACAATTAAAAACTTTGCTAGTGTCGGATGTGATTGTTACTAGCCTGACTCACTGCAATTCTGATTACGATTTCGTTTCTCGCTTTTTTGCGCCGGGATTGGGTATAAATGAAGACCCAGTTACTGGTGCAGCTCATTGCTGCCTTGCACCCTTCTGGCGCGATCGCTTGGGTAAGGACGAGTTTTTAGCTTATCAAGCATCTAGTCGAGGGGGAGTGGTAAAGGTGCGTTATCCAGGAAGCGATCGCGTCTTCTTGGCAGGACAAGCAGTTACTGTATTGCGTGGTGAATTGTACAATTAATTTTGATAAATTTAATCACACATCACCAAGTTACAGTTCACAAATAATTACAATAGACCTCTTGCATCAGTGTTTATCAAGTAATCACAAATTGATTTTCTTGATGCTGACTGATATCAAATCCGGCTAATTACTTACGATATGGTTGGTCTGGTTAGTCATTAGTAATTAGTAATTGGTAATTGTTAAATTGTATTTTTCTTTCCCATTACCCATTACCTATTACCTATTACCGACCTTCACAGATATGATAAATGTTCAACCGGACATGATATCACTTATTCATATTGAGGCTATGAAATTATTTTATTCCCATGACAATGGTGAACTTTGGCAAGGAGATGCTATCGAATGGCTAGGTAGTTTAGATGCAGAGTCGGTTGATTTAGTGATTGCCGACCCTCCATATAATATCAGAAAAGCCGAGTGGGACACCTTTGAATCTCAGGAAGCTTATGTGCAGTGGTCTTTAAGTTGGATTGAGCAAATATCACGTATTCTTAAACCTACAGGAAGCTTTTATATCTGTGGCTTTTCGGAAATATTAGCTGATATTAAATTGCCTGCTTCGCGTTTCTTTAGAGGTTGTCGGTGGTTAATTTGGCATTACAAGAATAAGGCTAATTTATCTAATGACTGGGGGCGTTCCCATGAAAGCATTTTGCATTTTCGCAAGTCCAAAAATTTTTATATGAATATAGATAACGTGCGGATTTTATATGGAGAACATACATTAAAATATCCATCTCATCCACAAGCAATCACTAGTCAGTATGTCAATAATGGTAAGAATAATGGCAAAACTTGGAATCCACATTCAAAAGGGGCTAAACCCAGAGATGTGATAGAAATTCCCACAACTTGTAATGGCATGAATGAAAAAACTACACATCCCACGCAAAAACCCGAAGAATTAATCAGAAAATTTATTCTCGCTTCTTCTCAACGCCAAGATATTGTTATTGACCCATTTTTAGGCTCGGGTACTACAGCAGTAACGGCTGAACAATTAGGTAGAAAATGGTTAGGATGTGATATTAATGCTGAATATTTAGAATTGGCTTACCAACGCATAAAAAATGCCCGTCACATGAGTGATGAAGAATGGTTTTGTTTTGATAGAAAAAATGAAGAACGCAGAAAAAAAATCAGGTAGCAGCGATACATTAATTCTAAAATTGCAGCTAATATATTTGCGACAATTATTTACGTGTATTAAACGTTTCTATAGCAGCCAAAATTAATTATAAAGTATTAACATTCTCTATAGCTGTCATTTATGGCCAGCATAGCCGCCTTATTTAAATACAATAATTCTGCGGCACAATAGTTAAAGCAGCCCTGATTTAATGTGTAAAAATGCCTTCTCAACACAAAGCTAGTATAAGTTCTATCAAATCCTGTAACTGGGCGATTGAACAATTACCGGGATTAAGCCAAGAAGAACAATCCCAATTGCAAAATTGTGGAATTACAACCACAGGATTATTAGTGAAAAATGGCAAAACTCTAGAAGCAAGAGTGGCTTTAGCGAATAAATTACAGGTTCATCTTCAATATGTAAACAAATGGGTAGCTTTGGCTGATTTAGCGCGTATTCCCACTGTTGGGACGCAGTATTGTGGTTTATTGCTACACGCAGGTATTGGTTCTGTCGCACAGTTGGCGCAGGTTCCATCTCACCGATTACACAGACAAATTTTACGCTTGCAGGTAGCAACAATGCAGCGCCGAGATTTGTGCCCAGCAATTGAGTTAGTACAGCAGTGGAGTTATCAAGCGAGAACAGTACTGAGTGCTGAGTTATGAGTGAAAATTCTAGTACCTAGTCCCCAGTACCTTCCACTCCCTATTCTTTCGCTAAAACTCCATTGAGAAAGATATCAGCCAGTCCTTCTGCCATTTGCTGCATTTCTTGGGGCGAGGCGTTTGGTTCCATGAGGGTATTGTTGGAAAAGCCTGCGATCGCGAACATTCCCAAGAATACCTTAGCAACCAGTTTGGCATCCGTTTGGCGATAAATGCCTTTATCCATAGCGGTTTGGAAGAAAGCCTCAGCAACATCCGTCATTTTAGTAATCACATCCAATTGAATGCGATCGCGCAAGTCTGGATGAAATTGCACTTCCATAAAACAGACTCGCATTAAATCGACATTTTTGTGCAAATTCCACATTCGACGGCGCATTACCTGAGCAACTGCTTTATAGCTTCCCATTTCGCTTAATTCTGTGAGCAAATCTGTGAGAATATCTACCCAGCCGCCAGTTGCCACTTCTACCAAAATTGCTTTTTTATTGGGAAAATGACGAAATAAGGTGCCCTCAGCTACACCAGCTGCCTGTGCTAAGTCGCGGGTGGTAGTGCCGTCAAAGCCTTGGGAGGCAAACAACTTTTGTGCCGCTTGTAAAATACGGGTACGTGTTTGCGCTTCTGAGGGGGGAGAAGAATTAAAGACTCGCATAGCAGTTATTGTTAATTTTCCGGAACATGACTTGTAGCATTATTGTCTAACGTCAAGTACAAAAATCACAGAAAGCTTAATACAAGATTAACGCTCTGTTGTTCAATCAGCCTGTCTCTTAGGTATTAAACAATTAGTAGTTCATAGTTCGTAATTAATAATTTGTAATCATCTGATGCCAATTCATCTAGAAAATACGAAATTACTGGTTGAGATAGGCAAAAGTAAACAGTTCACAGGGAGGATTTCCCTATCATTCAAGGACTTTCAGAAATTAAATTATCCAATATACTCGAGAATATTTTCTTTGTCCCCCCTGCTCCCTGCCTCCCTGCCAAGAAAGCGATTGATCATTTTTTATTTAGAAGTCCCTTAGGGCTGCGATCTGTGACAAAGACTGTTTTAATAAACGAGGATATCAATTCAAATTTAATTACGAATTACGAACTAGTAATTACGAATTATGATGAAACTTTGCTTTAATTACCGCTGATGAATCAACCCAGTTACTTGCCAGCAATTTTATATTTACCAAAGAAGGTATCTATGATACTTTATCGATTGTTTGCTACTTTATTAGCGCTGACTATGCTCTGGAGTAGTGTGCTACCAGAAGTGGCTTTAGCTCAAACTCAAACCGCACCTCCAGCGCCAAAAGTACAGCCACCTAGCAAAACTCCAAGTTCGATTCAACCTTATTTGGATCGCGTAATTAAGCAGTTGACGGAATTTCGCCTAGATAATGGGCTAAAGTTCATTGTTTTAGAACGGCATCAAGCGCCTGTAGTTTCCTTTCTTACCTATGCAGATGTGGGTGGTGTGGATGAGCCAGACGGAAAAACAGGTGTAGCACACTTTTTAGAGCATTTGGCTTTCAAAGGTACGAAACGCATTGGTACAACAGACTACAATGCTGAGAAACCATTATTAGAACGCCTAGAACAGTTAGATGCTCAAATTAGAGCCGCAAAAGCTCAGGGTAAAAAAGATGAACTTGCCAAGCTGCAAGCTGAGTTTGAGCAAGTAGAATCGCAAGCAACCAAGCTCTCCAAGCAAAATGAAATGGGTAGAATTGTCGAACAAGCAGGAGGTGTGGGTTTAAATGCCAATACTTCCACAGAGGCGACTCGTTATTTTTATAGCTTCCCAGCTAATAAGTTGGAACTGTGGATGTCTTTAGAATCAGAGCGATTTCTTGAACCTGTACTCAGCCGTGAGTTTTATAAAGAAAAAGAAGTGATTTTAGAAGAGAGGCGTTTACGGGTAGAAAATTCACCCATCGGCTTGATGATCGAAAAGTTTATCGATGCAGCTTATAAAGTCCATCCCTACAGACGACCGGTCATTGGCTATGACCAAGATATCCGCAATCTGACCCCTGAAGATGTGCAAAAGTTCTATAACACCCACTATGTACCCAGCAATTTAGCGATCGCAGTTGTGGGTGATGTGAACCCAGCAGAAGTGAAAAGACTGGCACAAATTTACTTTGGACGTTTTCCCGCCAAACCAAAAGCCGTTGAGCAAATTCCCACAGAACCAGCACAAAAGCAAACGCGAGAGGTAACTGTACAACTACCTTCGCAACCTTGGTATTTAGAAGGCTATCATCGTCCAGCAATTACCCATCCCGATAATGCAGTGTATGAAATCATTGCCAGTTTATTGAGTAATGGGCGGACTTCACGGTTGTATAAATCTTTAGTAGAACAGCAGCGTGTGGCTTTGACTGCCCAAGGTTTTAGTGGATTTCCTGGCGATAAATACCCAAACCTGATGTTATTTTATGCTCTGACAGCTCCTGGTCATACAGTTGATGAATTAGCAACAGCTTTGCGAACAGAAATTGAGAAATTGAAAACTGAGCCTGTAACAGATGCAGAATTGCAGCGTGTCAAAACCAAAGCTAGAGCCGATTTGTTACGTACCCTCGATTCTAATATGGGAATGGCGCAGCAATTGTTGGAATATGAGGTGAAAACTGGCTCTTGGCGGAATTTGTTTAAGCAGTTGGATCAAATTGCGGCGGTAAAGACTGCTGATATTCAACGAGTGGCGAAAGCATCATTTACCCCAGAAAATCGCACAATTGGCAAGTTGTTGTCAAAGCAATCATAAGAAACTAACCGCAAAGTACGCAAAGGACGCGAAGGGAAGAGATGAAGAAAGATATGCGGAAGTACCAGAGTAAAAGGCAGATGTTATTCAGAATCCAAAATCCGAAATCCAAAATCCAAAATCTGCGGCGGCTGATTTCTGCTTTGGTAATTGCTTTTGCCTTTGTACTTTTTACTTTTAACTTTTCGCAGGCGGCGACAGCAGCAGCCAAGCATTACACAGAGTTACAGCTACCGCCATTACCTGAGATTAAGTTACCCAAGTATGAACGCTTTGTGCTGCAAAATGGCATGGTTGTCTATTTAATGGAGGATCACGAGTTACCATTAGTAGGCGGTACGGCGATGGTACGTACTGGAAGCCGCTTAGAACCTGCAGATAAAGTTGGCTTGGCTGACTTTACAGGTGAAGTCATGCGAACTGGCGGAACTAAGAAGCATTCCGCTGATGAACTCAACGAACTGTTAGAACAACGCGCCGCTTCGGTAGAAACTGGGATTGGTGACACTTCTGGTAGCGCTAGTTTTGAAGCACTGACGGAAGATTTAGAAACAGTGTTTGGTTTATTTACTGAGGTACTGCGAGAGCCAGTATTTGCCCAAGAAAAGTTAGAATTGGCGAAGACACAAGAGAAGGGTAGTATTGCTCGCCGCAATGATAATCCCAATTCAATAGCTAGTCGAGAATTTCGCAAATTAATCTATGGGAAAGATAGCCCCTATGCTCGCACCACAGAGTATGCAACTATCGATAAGATTTCCCGTGAGGATTTGGTGAAATTTTATCAGCAATATTTCTACCCCAACAATATAATTTTGGGCATTATAGGTGATTTTGATGCCAAAAAAATGCGATCGCTCATTCAATCAAAATTAGGCGATTGGAAATCTAACCCTAAACTAGCTAAACCCCAGTTACCGCAAGTATCCCAAGCGAATACTAACGGCGTATTTTTTGTCAATCAGCCGCAATTAACCCAAAGTAATATTTACATTGGGCATTTGGGAGGAAAGCTAGACAGCGTAGACTATCCAGCCTTGGATGTAGTCAATGGGGTATTGAATGGCTTTGGCGGACGCTTATTTAATGAAGTGCGATCGCGTCAAGGTTTAGCTTATTCAGTATACGGACAATGGAGTCCCCGTTACGATTATCCCGGAGTTTTCATTGCTGGAGGACAAACGCGATCGCAAACTACTGTGCAGTTCGTCAAATCCTTACAAGCTGAAATTAAACGTCTGCAAACTCAAAGAGTCACCCCACAAGAATTGGCTTTTGCTAAAGAATCTACACTCAATTCTTTTGTTTTCAACTTTGAAGATCCCAACCAAACTATCTCGCGGTTGATGCGATATGAATATTACAGCTATCCTGATGATTTCTTATTTCGCTATCAAAAAGCGGTAGCAGCCACAACCACCGCCGATGTACAACGAGTAGCAAGAAAATACCTCAAACCAGAAAATTTAGTAACTCTGGTTGTGGGAAATCAAACTGCTATTCAACCACCATTGACACAACTAGCAACGCAGGTAACGCCTATTGACGTAACGATTCCCCCGGCACAACCACAAGCAAAAAATTAGTCACTATCACTTTTCTGGAGTAGGTTCTAGCCACATTATCTATAGAGATGCAATAAAATGCGTCTCTATTTTTTATTTGCATAGAGCGCCATACTTATCGATAACCTATTTCTTCTCTAGGCTCTACTCCCTATTACCTCGCCACTCAAAAAAAGACAAAACTCCTGTACTAAAGTCTGTGGAAGTATAGATAAAATCTTGCTTTTATCAATGTAATACTCAACTATAAAAAAGGGATGAGGCGTAGTACAACTCTCTACAAGTTAATTTTATTAATATAATTCACATTCTCATCAATATATTAATCGTCAGACATAAAACCTTTAGTTGTGTCTATAAAAGCAGATTAAAAGCCTTGATTTTATAGGTTTATTCAACAAAAATAAAATCATGGATTAAACAAAACAAAGTTTAATCCTCCTTAAAAAATCCTCAAATTAGTTTTATTTAAGGACAAACATCATGGCTTCCATCAAAATTTCTGAATTACGTCCAGCTGGTTCTGAATTATTCCAAGATTCTGAAAGTTTTCTCAATGAATTAAATGAGAAAGAAATTTCCACCGCTGTAGGTGGTGCTACAGTAGCTTCCGTTGTTAGCCAAGCATCCATCAGCGTAGGTATCTCACTTTTGACAAGATCAGTTGTTACTGCAAATACTTTTAATTACTAATTGCTAGTAATTAAATTTCTGCGACAACTTTAATATTTTTCCCAAATTAATCAGAGCATGAATTGCTCTGATTACAAAAAATCAAGTTTAAACTTTTGACCAAAATTTCCACACACTATTCCTATTTAAGGAGAAAAATCATGGCTTCTATCAAAATTTCTGAATTACGTCCAGCTGGTTCTGAATTATTCCAAGATTCTGAAAGCTTTCTCAATGAATTAAATGAGAAAGAAATTTCTAACGCTGTAGGTGGTGCTACAGTAGCTTCCGTTGTTAGCCAAGCATCCATCAGCGTAGGTATCTCACTTTTCACAAGATCAGTTGTTACTGCAAACACCTTAAATTTCTAATTGATATTGATTAATTTTCGGTGACAACGTTAACATTTCTAATTCAATTAATCAGAGGATAAATTTCTCTGATTAATTCTACCTTTAGTTAATTTTCTCAAGAGGATCTCCAAGTGCCTACTATCAAAATTTCTGAACTACGTCCTGTTGGCTCTCAACTGTTTCAAGATTCTGAAAGCTATCTTCATGAGCTGAATGAACAAGAAATGCACACCATAGGAGGAAAAGGTAAATATAGAATCATATTAACCAGTGTGATTAATGTCAATAGCCAAGCGAGTATATCTCAAGGAATTTCTGTATATACAATTTCACAAGTTACTGCTTAGCTGATCTGAAGATACTTTCAACAGGCTTTACTTTAGTCAGTTTAGCTTGAGAATTTAGCATTTGACTGGCATTTTGAATAAATTGAAGTTTAGGTACTTAAGTAAAAAAGCAGAGAATTATTTACTTAAGTACCAATATATAGATCTAGAGGTTTTGAAAATGTCTACTATTAAGATTTTAAATCTGCATTTATCAGCAATCGGAGCAGAGTTGTTTGATGATAGTGAAAGCTTTCTTAATGAACTCAACATCCAACAAATTAATTCAATCAAAGGAGGAGAGAGTATTATCAGCCAAGTTAGTTATAGCATTGGTCTTCTATCATCTGATAACAATATTGCAGGTGTAGAAACACCTATAGCAATAGCTAATAGCTCCGAGCCTCTCTATTTATTAATTTAGCTCTTAAGCCGAGTTTAAATATTTAAAGAAATTAGGCTTTATTTTGGTAAAAGATAAAGAGCAAGATTAACTAATAGAGAATATAACTTGAAAAAGGTTACTAAAATTTTGTTTTAGGTAAATTATCATGGCTGGCATTAAAATTTTGGAAATACGTCCTACTGGCTCTGAACTTTTTCATGATTCTGAAAGCTTTCTCAATGAGCTAAGTCATCTAGAAGCTGGAATCATTCAAGGGGGTGAGGTTGCTCCAGTTATCTTACTTGGATCTATCTTGTTAGAAAACATAGCGATTCAAAGTATATACTCTTTGGGTATAAGTAAGGAAACTGCTTCTATACTGACTAGCGCCTAAACCATAAAAACTGTGGTTTATGGGAGCGTGAAATCAGAGACATTTCTCCGGGAGGATATCAAATGTCTATCATCGAAATCTTAGAACTTCGCGCACTCGGTTCAAATTTATTTGATGATGTTGAAACTTTTCTTAATGATTTAACAGAGCAAGATAGCGAAGAGTTAACTGGAGGTTTAGCAATTAGTCAAGTGACTGTAAGTGCTGGCTTTGCAATCTTCCACGATCTGCATTCTGCACAAAATAGCGGAGTAACTCGTGTTCGCTTTTTAAACAATCCTGCTGTTTTTCATACTTTTTTTAGATCGCATCTGAATAATGGTGGATTAACCGTGAGTATAAAAACACAGGTAATATAGAGTCCAATATTCTCTATGGTAGTAGGTAATGATTTTTTAGACATAACTCCAGAAGTTATGTCTAAAAAATTAATGGTAGCAGATTGACTTAATAGTTAGATTAATTCCAATATAAAACTAAACCCAACAAATTTGCTTTGAACCAAAGATTTATTTATATAGATTCTTAAATAAAAAGCGGAATCATATATAGATAAATCTATTGAGTATCTTAAAAATCAAATATTCAAACAAAAACTTTAAATAAGGCTTATGGCATTTGTATTAAGTTCTCAAAATGTTTTTGATTACCTTGTTGAGCGTAGTTTATGTGCTCCTGAAGCGAAATCTGCTAGCAAGGTTGAACAGAAGTATGCTAAAAACTTCAATTTGTTAGTAAATTTAGCAGATAGCCGTAAACTCTTAGTTAAGCAAGAACCTCGCGACCAAGAAGGAAAAACAGCGTGTGAATTCCTCAGAGAATGGAGAATTCAGGAATTCTTACAGCAATCTCCTGAATTAAGTGAGTTAAGCAACTGGATATCAGAAGGTATTCATTTTAATCCTGATGATTCAATTATTATTTTTAATTATTTGGAAAATTATCAGGATTT contains:
- a CDS encoding M16 family metallopeptidase, with protein sequence MLFRIQNPKSKIQNLRRLISALVIAFAFVLFTFNFSQAATAAAKHYTELQLPPLPEIKLPKYERFVLQNGMVVYLMEDHELPLVGGTAMVRTGSRLEPADKVGLADFTGEVMRTGGTKKHSADELNELLEQRAASVETGIGDTSGSASFEALTEDLETVFGLFTEVLREPVFAQEKLELAKTQEKGSIARRNDNPNSIASREFRKLIYGKDSPYARTTEYATIDKISREDLVKFYQQYFYPNNIILGIIGDFDAKKMRSLIQSKLGDWKSNPKLAKPQLPQVSQANTNGVFFVNQPQLTQSNIYIGHLGGKLDSVDYPALDVVNGVLNGFGGRLFNEVRSRQGLAYSVYGQWSPRYDYPGVFIAGGQTRSQTTVQFVKSLQAEIKRLQTQRVTPQELAFAKESTLNSFVFNFEDPNQTISRLMRYEYYSYPDDFLFRYQKAVAATTTADVQRVARKYLKPENLVTLVVGNQTAIQPPLTQLATQVTPIDVTIPPAQPQAKN
- a CDS encoding pitrilysin family protein; this encodes MILYRLFATLLALTMLWSSVLPEVALAQTQTAPPAPKVQPPSKTPSSIQPYLDRVIKQLTEFRLDNGLKFIVLERHQAPVVSFLTYADVGGVDEPDGKTGVAHFLEHLAFKGTKRIGTTDYNAEKPLLERLEQLDAQIRAAKAQGKKDELAKLQAEFEQVESQATKLSKQNEMGRIVEQAGGVGLNANTSTEATRYFYSFPANKLELWMSLESERFLEPVLSREFYKEKEVILEERRLRVENSPIGLMIEKFIDAAYKVHPYRRPVIGYDQDIRNLTPEDVQKFYNTHYVPSNLAIAVVGDVNPAEVKRLAQIYFGRFPAKPKAVEQIPTEPAQKQTREVTVQLPSQPWYLEGYHRPAITHPDNAVYEIIASLLSNGRTSRLYKSLVEQQRVALTAQGFSGFPGDKYPNLMLFYALTAPGHTVDELATALRTEIEKLKTEPVTDAELQRVKTKARADLLRTLDSNMGMAQQLLEYEVKTGSWRNLFKQLDQIAAVKTADIQRVAKASFTPENRTIGKLLSKQS